The segment actaggggattttttcagaatttctatgtatattattttcatattttttgctttctctttaccgtcTCAAATTGCGCGTTGAGTTATTAAGGGTAATTCTCattggtaaattttcaccggaaCTGAAATGTCTAGAAGATATATTCGTGAGATGggtatttctccgtggaggtggggccgGATATCCTGGGATTATCTAAAAATACGAtcacaaattaaatagaaaacacgtttttttccaactgaatacaaggagcaacattaaaacttaaaacgaacagaattttttACGTAAATGAAGGGGGTCttcccctcctcagcacctcgatctttgcgctaaagtttcaatttcgtcctaattctttaagaatgacttctgaaacacTATGTTGGtataattagaacaataagaagcttcttCAAAAGTGCGAAGAACTTTTGCGTAAAAagggaggtgttgaggaagaggcAACCccttcaaatacgtaataatttcagtttgtttaaagttttaatgttgcttctcaCTTTTAGTtgatataacttttttttatttaatctacttAAGAAGTGAGACCCAAAGTgtcgtttttagtgctatattaCATTTACGTGTGatagaattgataaaaatcacataggtatgagcaatagctttcaaataaggcattaatcataaatataaaagattctGGTAGCCCACTTTCCCCAGCTTTTCCAATTGAGACATGGCACTAGGAGTGCCGTTTTTAGTACCGTTTGGAACTTGCTGATGGTTGAATTTATAGGGAGGACGTATATATTAATCATATCTTTTCTATGCGCTATTAAAATCTGTCTATGATGCCTGTAATGCTAATACACCCACTAATAATACACTCATACAGATATGCCTGATATCGATGCGTCCGTTACCGTTGCAACGTAAAACCCTTTCAAGAGGGACAATGGAGGGTCATACCATCACCAAAACCATCATATCATTTCATTGGACCTTtgaattatgttgaacaaaatgacaatcagaattttgattggatagcTTTGGGGAGGGGGTCTTTCGGGAGGGGTCCAATCTTAAAAACAGACGTCAGTACTACCtatgcaaaaattgattttccttGGTGTTCAAGATGGGGATCTGTAATTATCTTACCTAAGGTTTTCgatcatgctgattccaatggtaaaCTTCTTATTTCGATTTGACGCCATTTTCatggggtttcaggctctttttcgaAATCCCCATAAATTTGTATTcctaataaacttttacttttaaaattaatcgaAACAATAGTAACCATTCCTGATTtagtgtcagatggcaattttgtcACCAGGCAGCTTTTTGTCGCTAGGCCAAAACTGTGTTTAATGGCACAAAATGGCACCTGGTTGCGGcgcttaaatttttaaaagtaaaattaaatataaattaaccTATGTAATCCGTAGTTGTATTTGTTTTGTGGAAGcatgataaaaatatgtaaCAGCAAAATGTCACGGCGTTGCAAGTAAGGATGCTCCCCCCTTCCGTCCCTAGGCAGTAGAACAAAACCACCAGCACACCTCATAGCGGTGAGAGGGTGTAAACGTCACCTTGCTTCACGCCAAGCGAAGTGACGGCCAACGTGCTCCGGGTGACCCGTAGGACTGGGGCCCCTGCGGTTAATCATACCCAAGAAACATCCAGAATTATGTTGAATATGTCTAATATGAGAGCGAATTTGGCTACGGCATTCCCGGCATTAAGCGATGCGCCGAGGCTGGCGACCTCGTCGGAAAGTGAGCTAGCTACCATACTATCAAGGAGACATGGCCTGAATATCGGCTGCTGGAACCTCTGTTCCATCAAATGTTCACTAACGCAAGCCTTCGTAgctgaagaattttatttatataacctGGACATACTCTGTGTTTCAGAGACAAGATTAAATGGACAAACGATACTTGACCTAATAGCCCCTTCGGGTAAAAAGGTCATACTATTCAATTCTGACCCAATGGATGGATCCGGCCTCGCAGGAGTGGGAATAATCATGACACCCAAGATCGCATCGGGACTCCTTGACTATGAAGCAGTGTCTGACAGAATTGTGATGGCCCGTTTAAAAGGTCAGAGTAATAACCTGACAATACTATCTGTATATGCCCCTATTCGTGACGCCCCTGACCACTTGAAAGACAAATTCTATCCTGACCTCCAACTGACTATGAATAAAATTCCTCGTAAGGACATCCTCGTGATCGGTGGTGACTTCAATGCCAGGATTGGCACGAGACTATACGATTCTGAATGGGCCATTGGCAACCACGGTTTAGGCGACCGGTGCATTAACGGAGCTAGACTTCTCATGTTTGCTATGCTGAATAATCACAGTGTGGCTAATACATGGTTTAAACACAAACCTTGCCACACTTACACTTGGAGACCCCGAGATGGTCGAACCCACGCCCAAATTGACTATTTACTCGTTTCTCGTCGCTGGAAGTCAATGATTAAAGACTCGAGAGTATACAGAGGGATCAAAAAATGGATCTGACCATTTAttactaaaatcaaaagttagatTCAGACTCAGCTCCAAAAAAGTATCTGCACCTAGACGCATCCTAGACACAGCGAAACTCAAACTCCCTGAAATCAAAGAGACCTTTATGCTCGAACTTACAAACCGTTTCACGGCGTTGCAAGATAATGACCGAGAATTTAAGACCAATCAAGCAATTTCTGAGACCGATACAAGTGCCATGACCGAGCAAGAAAATTATAACCCATCACTAAATATAGAAAAGCGCTGGATCAAGTTCCGAAATCAAGTGAAAGAGGCAGCTACAGAAATTCTCGGAGTAAGGGACAAAAAACCCAAAAGATGGATTTCTCAGAAGACAATAGACCTCTCTTTAAGGAAGAAATAAATGACTGATAAACACTCTGCTTCTTTTAAAGCACTCCGCCAAGAATGTCACAAATCTGCTAAGGCAGACAAACAAGCATATTGGTCAAATGTAGCCTGTGAAATGGAAAAAGCTGCTGCACGCAATGATTCACGGAAACTCTACCAGCTCCTAGGAGAATCAGCCgggaaaaagaagcaaagatcTACCCCCACGCTACTTAGTAAGGACAACAAGCTTCTCACGAGCAAAGAAGATCGCATCGAACGATGGCGTGCTCACTTCCAGGAGCTTCTTCACCCATCAGAAAATGTCCACAGCCAACCCATTCCATCCCACAGCAGTTCTGAGTCACCATCTGTGTATGAGGATTGCAATATCGCCCCTCCAAGCAGAGAAGAAATTATTCATGccgtaaaactattaaaaaataataaaagccctGGCATTGACGAATTACCAGCTGAACTTCTCAAGGCCCTTCCAGAAGCGGCTATCGACGAGCTTCACAACTTACTCACGGATGTCTGGGTCAACGAATACATTCCTGAAGAGTGGAGTACCTCTATAATAATTCCTGTATTTATGAAAAGGGATCGAGCCGATTGTAAAAATTATAGAGGAATTTCCCTGATACCCATTTCTGCAAAAGTTTTCACAATAATAGTATTAAATAGGTTCAGAAATATAAGAAATGATCGGACGAGGCCAAATCAAGCAGGATTCAGACCTGGTATGGGATGCTGCGATCATATTTTTAGCCTGAGACAGATCCTGGAACACCGCCTTATACACCAGCAGGAAACAATACAAGTCTTTATCGACTTTGTAACGGCTTTTGACTCGGTAAAGAGAATTGCCATCTGGGATGCAATGAGGGATGATGGAGTGCCCGAAAAGTTAGTCCGTTTAATTAAGGCTTATTACGTGGGAACGAGGGCATATATAAGAGCTGACGGAGAaatctcaaaagaaatatcaattgaCAAAGGAGTGCGACAGGGTTGTGCCTTATCgcctattttatttaactttgtcaTTGACCAGATCATGAAGACTCTTGACAAATACAAAGGTGTGACAATCAGTCCAGCACTATCAATAACAGACCTTGATTACGCCGATGATGTGGATATCTTGGCTGAGTCGATAATAGAAGCACAGCTCATGATAGACGACATTGCTGTTAGATCCCTTGCTACTGGACTAAAGATCAGCCAATCGAAAACAAAATCGATGCGCACCTCTGGGCTAGATGAAACTCCAATCACATTGAATGGCATCCCAATCGAGGACGTccagaatttcaaatatctaggcTCCCTAATAATTTCCAAGGGCGAAGCTCTAAGCGAAATACAAAGCCGCATCTCCGCAGCCTGGGCAGCATTCATCCAGCTTCGGAAGTGCCTCTGGTTACGAAATGAAATCTCCCTTCGAACAAAGCTCCGGATATATAACGCTTTGGTTCTCTCTGTGCTTCTTTATGGTTGCGAAACGTGGCCCCTCAGAGCTGGGGAGGCTAATAACCTGAATGTCTTCCACCACAAGTGTCTTCGCTGTATTCTTGGCCTGCATCTCTCTGACCGCGTCCGTAACGATGTCATCAGAAGAAGATGTGGTGATATACCACTTGTCTCTGATGTTGTCAAAGCGAGACGTgtacgatggttcgggcatacACTGCGCCGACCGGATGACTCGTTCAGCAAACAGTGCTTGAAATGCCAACCCCTTGCGCACTGGAAGAAGAAGCCTGAAGGACAAAGAAAGACATGGTTATCAACAGTTAGAGCTGATCTCGAGCCAATGGGAGGTTTCAAGAAGCACGGGCACCGATGGAATAGACAATGGATCCAGTTGATCGAGCCAATCACACTTGAAAGAGAGCAATGGAGAGATGCATGTCGACAAATTCTGGATACCACGATGGGCCTGGACAAGGCTCGAACGTGacccaagtacaagtaagtacaGCTACTATTGAAGAAGAAATGATTTGTCCACTTATGCTTAAACTTGTTATATCCTTAGTCTCATCAAAAACGCAGTAATTGCTGAaacctcagtttttttttcctttgctgtcttttgatttgctgttaattttcaacaaatctcaaataaataaattttaaatatcaacaaGACATGGTTCAAAAATACGAATATTTCATTCGAGTTCTTAAGAATATCATTTAAGTTCAACGCGATATTTTGTTGATCAGCATTAATACTAGCTTCAATCATCTTAAATTAACCCTGTCCACGCGATCTATCTGAAGGACCAAACACTTTTGACGTTTTGGTCAACACGTAAAAGACCTGCTGAATCCAAGAGCTGACCGGGATGCCTTTATATAGAAATTGTAATTTCATCTTCTAGTTCCTGCCCAAGGctaattttaataattgtaattttgaaagtttttgaaaaacgtTTGTATACCAGACTAATTTCAGCATATGATTAAGCTAGGATAGTTCTTTGGAAGGGGTTCAGACTCTTtatcagggggtggggggaggACAACTATTGCAAGAGTATTCTTAAGGCATAATTTAAGCAAGGAATAATAATTTTAGCATTATTTCTTAAATTGTGATGCAAGTTCTTTAGTAGCCATAGCTAAATTATAGGCAAGggtgcagggctcatggactaatatttGATCCTGGCATCAGTGAGAAGGAGAATACTTCCAGCCCCAAGTCGATGGGCACAGAAATTTCACAAACGCAATATTTGGATGTCCAATACATTTGGAGCCGCAGAAATTGTTAATTCCTCGTCATAATAACTTTGCTGAAGAGCATCGTGATCTCTTTTCGATGGACATCctgtttttgttggttttctgtGATTGCAATTCATTGTTAATGCAGTTTGCTCAAAGAGCTTGTTTGAAAATACTGCAACAAGAGCTTCAAATCGAGTTGCGAACTGATCAAGGACAATAAGGGTTTGgtgcattttttttagcttttaacaCCCTTCTCTGTCAAGTGAATACGCGCAGTCTGTTTAGCCAAGGGTACGGTCCTTCAAATTTTCCAGtcaattggtaaaaaaaatgttcgttttttttaccttttcaagAATCGTAGTTTCCAGGGGTCTCGTGCCGCAAAACTAAATCGTTTTAGTGTAAGAGGGTTTATTTTGTCCAAGAACTTGAGACTGTAAATTTCCTGCCGTTTGGAACTTTTTTATTgtctagttgctttttttgcgctttttttggatttcgttttgggggaatttttgacccaaatttttttttaatgctcagCTCCACTTTGCCCAGGAACTTACGAATGTAAGCTTCAAACTGATGAGGGacaaaagattttttgttcaattttctgTCCTTTTAGCACCCTCTTCgtcccaaaataattttaatgccTGTTAACCCTTACAATGTTTCTCGAAAGTTTCAAAATTATCGGAAAGCACTTTTGTCCATATATGAATTATCATGTAAAGGTTAGCATGAACAGAAACGACTTTATGTAAAAGCTCCCTTAAGCCCTTTAATGACTTGAGCAAAGAGTATGAGTAACATCTAGTCATACTCTGTAAGTTACCAATACTCCAGGTAGCTTAAGTTATGGatacttagtatttttttactacttagtaagtttttttacttttttagaaagtagagttaagagaaagatttaaactttagcgtaaagagtagggcgttgaggaggaaaatccccttccatatacagagtaatttctgttcgttttaagttttaatgtcgctccttactttcagttaaacaaacttgtttttcatttaatcaattAGACAATATCATTGTTTTCAGTTGATGATACACAGTTTGCTTCTTCTGGACTGCAGCATAACTGAGGAATTCGTAATTGGTCCTCATACTGTGCAGGTAttctaaaactttatttaacgCATTTCCAGAGATAACCTGAGTTAGCATAAGACTCTTTTTTAAATGGGGCTTATGACTAGAACAGAAGAACTAACCTCCAGAGTCTCGATCAGTTAAGGATTTATATGCCTACACGCTAAAATAATATTGACGGAAGAAAACCTTCCCTCAATTTGAAATACGACTCCTGTTCAACTTGTATTCCTTGTTTTAATTGTTGAAGCCAAAGGCCGGTAAGTGTCCTGGGTGGGGTTTTCGGCAAAGGCACTTCCGATTGTGTACTTTTTGGGTATTAAATTCAACACACTTTTTGGCGGTCAcaggaaatttttttgtttagctatTGGTCGTGTCGTCCTTTAGTATGTTATTTTTACTGTGGAACGTGATCGTCTATTACTAGATTGCTAGGTACTGCTGCAACCCTGACTAGGTTTCAATTATATCCGATAAACTTAAATAGTCACCATTCATAATAAAATACATCGTCCTTTGTGTAAACAACCCGGATTCATCAATCTCTAAACTTGCACTTTGTATTAAACATTTAAGTTAGTATAGGATAGAGTTTTTTCCTCATTAAGATTTTTCGAAAGAAATTGATTagatttaaagcttttttttttttattccaaattttttttttaacaacatcaatttcatttaaattgaGCCAATAAACAGATCTCTAGGATGCGTCAGTACCAAGCTATCTGAGAAGAAagagaaaacctaaaaaaaagatgcCGTATATAGAATATCGTGAtttcagccacttttcttgattttcaagccaacatattttctttgttgtttaagCCAAAAGACGGTAAGTTTCCTATACAGGGGGTTCGGACAAGGTGGTTCACAGTCATTCACTAGCTATTGAAGAGTGAACTCCTATAATCGGATTacttttttcaagttaaaaggattaaatttgatattgtttTGGACTTTTTATTGCGTAATTTGATGCAATAATAGACTTCTACGTGCGGATTATAGCAATTATTATGGTGGTCACTCAAGCAAAGTTTGATGAAGGAATGAAACGGCTTCAGGCGTCACTGGATAAAATATTAGCGGAACAGAAAAGTTTTTCGGTCTCAATAGTTGCTCTTCAAGACGAAGTCAGGAAAATATCAGCAGAAAATGCTAATCTACAAGATGAAGCAAAAAAGCTTCGAAATGATCTAGAGCAAGAAAAATTGCGGAATAACGATTTGGAGAGTAGGCTTTTGGAAATCGAAATGAGAGAAAggagattaaatttgattgttCATGGTCTGCCTCCTGAAAAGCATAATCAATCAGTGACTAGCAACGTAATGTCTCTTCTTTCTGACAAATTGCAAGTTACCGAGGACATTTCTCTTACAAAGTGTTATCGCCTTAAGAGAAATAGCAGTTCAAACATTACTAGTAGGAAAACTAGTGTTCGACCGGCCCCTGTTTTTATATCGCTAGACACGGATCGTAGCATTCAGCCGATTCTCAGTGAGGTAAATAAGTTGAAGGGTAGTGGAATTCGCATTTGCAGTGATCTCCCACCAAAGCTAAATTTTCCACGGAATGAGCTATTGTCTAAGGGAAAGGAGATGCGTGATTCAGGTTCGGTTCATCTTACGcgtattaaacaaaaagggagcaAATTATCGCTAGAATGTAAAAAGTCTCCGTCTTCACAGTGGATTACGATTGACTAGTTACGGCGATTAATAATGACATTTCATTTGATgagattacttttattattttacaatatGTAATGTTTCTCTGTTCATAcgatagcatttttttttcctctgtagggaaaaaatattctattttttgtccCTCTGTAGcttattatgtgtttattttatgtctttttctttctttttttgtgtgtgtttctatttatatgaagtaattgAGTGCAATAATTTTTCAGTGTCCGCATTTCATCTTACAATGAATATGTTCCATTTCTCTCttctgtttctatttattttcaagcagtttctttttctttcattattttcgagttttcactggttcagttgtttttgctactttaagactCAGACGGTATGCATTTTGCGAAAGTTTCTGATAGTtcggatcataattctgattttgtacattggatgataattgtattggggatagactgagataccttgagtctaacccttttgatttttccatattccagagccatgataaattttcaggaaataagataaatgacggtgggctaattaactttccaaattgtaaatataaattaccttccgaagtttctgatCTTCCCAGTACCGGTGTTGTGAGAACAGGATTTTCAAATTGTAGGGGTTTTTTTAGTTCACAGGATGATCTTGCCGATGTAGTTCACAAACTATCTTGTCATGTCGttggattctgtgagacttttcttacagacctgactcctcaggttgtttttcctggatatcaatttatttttaaaaaccggTTGACTAGGCGCCAGGGTGGTTTAGCAGTACTAGTTAAAGAAGGTATCTCTTTTCGACGCATTGCAAATCTGGAAGGTTCTCAtgaggaaatgctttttgaagtaatggtgacatgaaattagtcttggaaaaaaagatgttttttttgcgtagtataccgaccgccttcttctccagtcaaatctttcctctctaaactccatgattttttgcatcaaccccattttcaaaataaagatgtaatcctttccggagatttcaatattgaccttctagaagcttcaaatgaatcctctgttgagttattgtcttcttgcttttctgcgtgtctgcttcctacttgcctgatacctacaagaatttcatctagttctgcttctctcattgataatatttttacatctttacctattcaagcaaattttgctgttttaagtgaTATATCGGATCATTTCCTGCTGGTTTCAGATTTAGCTCTTACATATAAAATACCAcaggtaagtaaggaacgtcaaggacggttaataaataaaataacattaaagcacctgaatgaaagccttggactattggattggcaggaggtaatatccacggaggattcagatatggcaactgataattttctaagaaatttcaattgctgccttggttctagttgcccatttgttacgattaaaatttgcagagaaaaatttcctataaggccatggataacgtctggaattttgatatcagttaagaaaaaaaatcagttatttaaaaagcagttaaagaatccaactgattataatattaaaaattttagaattttcaaaaataaattaaccacaatgatacgtttgtcgaaacaattgtattataaaaagtccttcgaagaagctcaaaattctcctcgcaaaacgtggtctataatttattattttataaaaaaagaaagtaagtcgattttcctgaagttattagtttagaagatggttcgactactaataaatcggagaaagtggctgatattttgaatacttattttgctaaaataggagagaaaattgtttcatcagtaatgaaccagtttgattcacatagtaataaacatttttcttcataccttccatctcctcaaagtaattcaatttttctcgggcctatttctcattctgaaataacaaaaatagtatgTGATATAAATCCAGGTAATTCAGCGGGAATTGACGGGTctagttctaaaattgttaaagaaatactgtctgcaataatattaccattacagcatataattaatctttcatttaaaactggagttttcccatctgcttttaaagaagCGCGGATAGTTCCGCTTCATAAAGGTGACTCTcctgaaaatccatcaaattaccgccctatttctattctgtcagcattttctaaaatacttgagaaggcaatttataagaggttttattactttcttaaatcgtctaatttcttcacaaattcccagtttggtttccggtctggacacaacactgaacatgctatcgttgctctcatccaatatattcatgaatgcttagatagaggtgaaattccagcaacaatatatttagattttaaaaaagcattcgatacaatatcccattgtattctttttagtaaattggataattgtggtgtgcgtggaccggcgttggatctagttaaatcttatcttgataagagaaagcaacgattagatggaggcaatttcctctcttcacctgtacctcagtcttcgaaggttggggtacctcagggctctgtcctaggtcctctcctttttttaatttacataaaTGATTTTCATCGCGCTTTTACATCCCCGTgtctcaacacacatttttctgatgatacggcagtttcaatttctgaaaagaatgacgaggagctggaggcaaaactgaatactgcattttctaatgttcttgattggtgttcttcaaattttattgctttgaatgtatcaaaaactaatttcataatttacggcagaaagtcaaatatctgccctcgtattacccgagttacttcttcaaagtatttattatcaatatctcgTGTGAAAATGATAAAGTACCTTGCACTTGTGATTgacgaaagcttatcttttaaaacacacattcaaaatctacgattaaagatttcaaggtatgttggtttaatgcgaaggttgaagctttgtttgccctactctgctttacgaagtatttattttgctctgattcagactaatattaattattgttctctagtatatttatctacatttgaaacccatattaaaccaatacagattttacaaaataaagccctaagaatccttaaactgtttattccatcacctattgaacttccaaataagtcttctactgcatctttatatacttatctagatatacttccagtctctcaacaatttgcttttggagcaattcttttcaaaatcaattatgacattaagaaattaccgccatattacctccatcaaagtttgttctcccaatcacaaaatttacataattataacactcgacaaaaaaaggatatctacattgacaagtataatactgagagatctaaattcgctccgtttgtgtcaatagattggtgctgggatgctcacaagactcttattgataatttttcctctatccatttaataaaaaggaaacttaaatatcatttagttcaggattatttttaattaagtatctttttagtaaggcaaagtttttgtatgattcgttgctctgggtgattatgggcctctcagctatcttccagtattaatttatatttaataatatggacatttttaatttcttcaatagtattgaatgatcctgggctagctgctactttcatattattgttgtgttattgtatctttgccgtcatgtttatctttgtattgtagtgtgttaattttttatctttgtctaggcctagtttttcgagcttgtctccccataggcctatgtcatttatatatatatgtatgtgcgattaataaataaatgaacttgaacttgaacttgaatagTTTACTTGTTATTTTGATGCAACTCTATTTTAGGAGTTATGGATTATTGCAGTTTCACTGAGGGACATAATCGTTTGTttctaggttgctagctaccgctgcaaccaggATCATTTTGATATGACATTATTTTCAGGAGTAtggactattttatttttattattggacgtgatcgtctTTTACTAGGTTGCTGGCTACTGCTGTAACCAGGATTATCTTGTCAAAAGATAAGCGTGTGTTGTATCATCatgtatataattatttatttaaatactttaaTAACTATTGGCTATAGTTCGTTGTTTAATATGACTTACTTGGTTGGTAGCTacttactgctactactgtgcTACAGAAACAGGCTCTTTTTTgtagaaaattgattttatttgtataattattgtgttttttttaaatacaaatgtttttaaataaaccaattttctttcaaatgagccattaagaaGTTCTCTATAATGTTCCCTTGCCCTGGTAGCTGAGGAGAAAAAACGGAAGAAAAAGATACCGTCGAAGCAGAATATCGTGGTTCAAGCCactgaatttcattttttttttgggccaatagattttccttattaagaAACTAATTAAGTTTCCTACATCTGGGGTCTTGGACAAGGCGA is part of the Artemia franciscana chromosome 1, ASM3288406v1, whole genome shotgun sequence genome and harbors:
- the LOC136027620 gene encoding craniofacial development protein 2-like — protein: MRANLATAFPALSDAPRLATSSESELATILSRRHGLNIGCWNLCSIKCSLTQAFVAEEFYLYNLDILCVSETRLNGQTILDLIAPSGKKVILFNSDPMDGSGLAGVGIIMTPKIASGLLDYEAVSDRIVMARLKGQSNNLTILSVYAPIRDAPDHLKDKFYPDLQLTMNKIPRKDILVIGGDFNARIGTRLYDSEWAIGNHGLGDRCINGARLLMFAMLNNHSVANTWFKHKPCHTYTWRPRDGRTHAQIDYLLVSRRWKSMIKDSRVYRGIKKWI